TCGCCGAACCCGACTACGAGGCGCTGCAAGCCCTCGACCTCGCCGCACAGCGCCAGCTCGACCCGCGTTCTGACGCCCTCCCCGACCGCGAGCGCGAGGGCCGCCTGAGCACCAGCCTCCCCGCCCTGAAGTTCTACGAGCGCAGCGAGCATTCCTTCGTGGCGCAGGGCGACTCGGGGGCGCTGGCGGGGGCCATCTTCGCCCAGCATGTGTGGCAGGGGGACCGCCCCATCGTGCTCGTGCGCTCGGTGCTGCTCGCGCCGGAGGCCCCGGCGGGGACGGCGGCGGGGTTGCTGCACGCCACGGTCAAGAGCGCCTACGACACCGCCGTGTACGAGGTCCACTTTCCCGTCACGCCCGCGCTGGAGGCCGCCGCCACCGAGGAGGGCGCGCACGTCAGCGGGCGCTACGCGGTGCGGCACCTGGGCACACGGGCGGAGACGGCCCCCGGAGAGCGGCTGAGCGCGGGCCGGGAGGGAGGCGCATAATGACGGGTATGACGAAGCCCACCCGCATCCTGCTCGGCGTTCGCGGCATGAACCGCGAGGCCGGGGAGCGTGTCGCCGCCCACCTGCTCGCTCTGCCCGGCGTCAGCCGCGCGACCCCCGACGACGGCCAGATCGAGGTTCACTACGACCCCAGCCAGCACACCGTCATGGACCTCGTGCGCGCCGTCCGCACACAGGGCTTCCTGGCGGGGATGCTCTAGCCGCCCGCGCCGTGGCCCTCGGCTATGTCGGCGTCCTCACCGTCCGGGTGGAGATGCCGTGGGTCTCCAACCT
The sequence above is drawn from the Deinococcus sp. YIM 134068 genome and encodes:
- a CDS encoding DUF1999 domain-containing protein, with product MRYRTFAEPDYEALQALDLAAQRQLDPRSDALPDREREGRLSTSLPALKFYERSEHSFVAQGDSGALAGAIFAQHVWQGDRPIVLVRSVLLAPEAPAGTAAGLLHATVKSAYDTAVYEVHFPVTPALEAAATEEGAHVSGRYAVRHLGTRAETAPGERLSAGREGGA
- a CDS encoding heavy-metal-associated domain-containing protein is translated as MTKPTRILLGVRGMNREAGERVAAHLLALPGVSRATPDDGQIEVHYDPSQHTVMDLVRAVRTQGFLAGML